Proteins from a single region of Campylobacter sputorum:
- a CDS encoding Fic family protein: MNENLALKILLDEYNNGIKNGLYHYTQIVFAYNSNRIEGSKLSKDQTRYIYETNSLLSQKDEIIKINDIIETKNHFKAFDFILDNYNKPLDIALIKNIHSIVKKDTKDSIIGDFKKRVNFIGDTKTTNPKDVEKEIEKLLNLYNSLENIVIEDIIDFHYKFESIHPFEDGNGRTGRLIMFKECLKNNITPFIIDDEHKLFYYRGLKEYENTKGYLVDTCFSCQDKYQEILNEQGNLLSLKFDYEKEYRKDDV, translated from the coding sequence ATGAATGAAAATTTGGCATTAAAAATTTTACTTGATGAATATAATAACGGCATTAAAAATGGACTTTATCATTATACACAGATAGTATTTGCATATAATTCAAACAGAATAGAGGGCAGTAAATTAAGCAAAGACCAAACTAGATATATTTATGAAACAAATTCTTTATTATCCCAAAAAGACGAGATTATAAAAATAAATGATATTATAGAAACAAAAAATCATTTTAAAGCATTTGATTTTATTTTAGATAATTATAATAAACCACTAGACATAGCACTTATCAAAAATATACATTCTATAGTAAAAAAAGATACAAAAGATAGTATTATAGGAGATTTTAAAAAAAGAGTAAACTTTATAGGAGATACCAAAACAACTAACCCAAAAGATGTAGAAAAAGAGATAGAAAAATTATTAAATTTATATAACTCTTTAGAAAATATAGTCATAGAAGATATTATAGATTTTCATTATAAATTTGAGAGTATACACCCTTTTGAAGACGGCAACGGAAGAACAGGCAGATTAATAATGTTTAAAGAATGTTTGAAAAATAATATAACGCCTTTTATTATTGATGATGAACATAAATTATTTTATTATAGAGGTTTAAAAGAATACGAAAACACAAAAGGTTATTTAGTAGATACTTGTTTTAGCTGTCAAGATAAATATCAAGAAATCCTAAACGAGCAAGGAAATCTATTATCTTTAAAATTTGATTATGAAAAAGAATACCGAAAAGATGATGTTTAA
- a CDS encoding DedA family protein, which produces MQDMLTSLSTYGYFILFFYSLGGGMVAIIAAGVLSSVGKMDITLSIFIAILGNIIGDSIIFYLSRYNKKEFLPYLKKQRRNVALSQILFKKYGSFIIVIKKYIYGIKTIIPIAIAFTKYPFYKFTIFNIIGSIVWGISLGLLSYFMGDYLIQSYEKLKEYPWIMPLFIFMIFFIIIVYFKKATKSK; this is translated from the coding sequence ATGCAAGATATGTTAACTTCTTTATCTACATATGGATATTTTATTTTATTTTTCTACTCTCTTGGTGGTGGTATGGTTGCTATTATAGCAGCTGGTGTGCTTAGTAGTGTTGGTAAAATGGATATAACTTTAAGTATATTTATAGCAATTCTTGGAAATATAATAGGAGATAGTATCATTTTTTATCTTAGTAGATACAATAAAAAAGAATTTTTACCATACCTAAAAAAGCAAAGGCGAAATGTGGCACTTTCACAAATTTTATTTAAAAAATATGGCAGTTTTATAATAGTTATTAAAAAATATATTTATGGTATAAAAACAATTATACCTATTGCTATTGCTTTTACAAAATATCCATTTTATAAATTTACTATTTTTAATATAATTGGTTCTATTGTATGGGGGATTAGTTTGGGATTGCTAAGTTATTTTATGGGAGATTATCTGATACAATCTTATGAAAAATTAAAAGAATATCCATGGATAATGCCACTTTTTATATTTATGATATTTTTTATAATAATTGTGTATTTTAAAAAAGCTACTAAATCAAAATAA
- a CDS encoding lipid-binding SYLF domain-containing protein, producing MLNKLFFLNKILLFLFFITPLFANNELLLNASNSYVLVMKENQNAPIKQLYAQAQAIVIFPKLTKIGFIVGGMGGSGVMIIKNGNEISHIKNVKIGGGSLGLQIGYDSSSLVLFILKDSIVNDILNSKFTISSDISVSFGDFGKKYSRISDIKFTNDIYAYANNSGFFAGASFSGAIISLGDKFGYSKDSYAYSSLIKAFLKF from the coding sequence ATGCTAAATAAATTATTTTTTCTAAACAAAATACTGCTTTTTTTATTTTTTATAACACCGCTTTTTGCGAATAATGAATTATTGCTAAATGCATCAAATTCTTATGTTTTGGTAATGAAGGAAAATCAAAACGCACCAATAAAACAGCTTTATGCTCAAGCTCAAGCTATAGTTATATTTCCAAAGCTTACCAAAATAGGTTTTATAGTAGGTGGAATGGGTGGAAGTGGTGTTATGATTATCAAAAATGGTAATGAAATTTCTCATATAAAAAATGTTAAAATAGGCGGTGGAAGTCTTGGGCTTCAAATTGGATATGATAGTAGTTCTCTTGTTTTGTTTATTTTAAAAGATAGTATAGTAAATGATATATTAAATTCAAAATTTACAATAAGTTCTGATATTTCTGTTTCTTTTGGAGATTTTGGGAAAAAATATAGCAGAATTAGTGATATTAAATTTACTAATGATATTTATGCTTACGCTAATAATAGTGGATTTTTTGCAGGAGCTAGCTTTAGTGGAGCGATTATTAGCTTAGGCGATAAATTCGGTTATTCAAAAGATTCTTATGCATACTCATCTTTGATAAAAGCTTTTTTGAAATTCTAA
- a CDS encoding FMN-binding glutamate synthase family protein produces the protein MIILQILFFVIILCIVMLFVYDRYVQRKSALLINYPVIARFRYLFEILREPLRQYFAEENFYESRDKINWVYKAAKGDNLLMSFSVSKAYDGSRFMLKHSSSVLNKNEVSNNFSINIGNKDCKIPFTTKSVIVRSAMSDGALSPEATRAFSLGAIKGKFPINTGEGSLTSNYFFKHKLTLEREKYLEVINPDESAKKIYHLYKKLFNHTVASRKYKDLALKGKAKDSFVLDKESLKFYRINWDAPIEAFPQNVPDDVADIIFQIGSGLYGVRDENGNFDELRYQKVMKFCKATEIKIAQGAKQTGGKLLGTKISPEISYYRGVPQGVDLFSPNRFPYAKTHDELFDFIEKLKKLSDKPVGFKIVVSDINEIKKMCQNLAKRKKDGKMLPDFITIDGGDGGSGAAPLELMESVGLSIAHALYIVDKELKDTSLRDDIKIIASSKILTPDDVAIVLCLGADLAGIARGFMMSGGCIRARVCAGAGKHTCPVGMATQDKKKRFSYLINEKSEHIANYHNRLLDSLKTIMEIMGISSVDKFDKSMITYRSRSGEYYFNIDDYFKEKIHN, from the coding sequence ATGATTATTTTACAAATTTTGTTTTTTGTAATTATTTTATGCATAGTAATGCTTTTTGTCTACGATAGATATGTTCAAAGGAAATCGGCTCTACTTATAAATTATCCTGTTATTGCCAGATTTAGATATCTTTTTGAAATTTTAAGAGAGCCGCTTAGGCAGTATTTTGCCGAAGAAAATTTCTATGAATCTAGAGATAAGATAAATTGGGTCTATAAAGCCGCAAAAGGAGATAATCTACTTATGTCTTTTAGTGTTTCAAAGGCATATGACGGAAGTAGATTTATGTTAAAACACTCATCAAGCGTTTTAAACAAAAACGAAGTTAGCAATAATTTTAGCATTAATATAGGAAACAAAGATTGTAAAATACCATTTACGACAAAATCTGTTATAGTTAGATCAGCCATGAGTGATGGTGCCTTAAGTCCAGAAGCAACAAGAGCTTTTTCTCTTGGCGCAATAAAAGGAAAATTTCCTATAAATACAGGCGAGGGTTCACTTACTAGTAACTATTTTTTTAAACACAAACTAACACTAGAGAGAGAAAAATATTTAGAAGTAATAAATCCAGATGAAAGTGCTAAAAAAATCTATCATTTGTATAAAAAGCTATTTAACCACACCGTTGCTTCAAGAAAATATAAAGATTTAGCCTTAAAAGGTAAGGCAAAAGATAGCTTTGTTTTAGACAAAGAGAGCCTTAAATTTTATAGAATAAACTGGGATGCTCCTATAGAAGCATTTCCACAAAATGTACCAGATGATGTGGCAGATATAATATTTCAAATTGGTTCAGGATTATATGGTGTAAGAGATGAAAATGGCAACTTTGATGAACTTAGATATCAAAAAGTAATGAAATTTTGCAAAGCAACTGAAATAAAAATAGCCCAAGGCGCAAAGCAAACAGGAGGAAAACTGCTTGGAACTAAAATTTCACCTGAAATTTCTTATTATCGCGGTGTTCCTCAAGGCGTTGATCTTTTTAGCCCAAATAGATTCCCATATGCAAAAACACATGATGAATTGTTTGATTTTATCGAAAAACTAAAAAAACTTTCAGATAAGCCAGTTGGCTTTAAGATAGTCGTTTCAGACATTAATGAAATCAAAAAAATGTGCCAAAATTTAGCTAAGCGTAAAAAAGATGGAAAAATGCTTCCAGATTTTATAACCATTGATGGTGGCGATGGCGGAAGCGGTGCTGCACCACTAGAACTAATGGAGTCTGTTGGGCTAAGCATAGCACACGCACTATATATAGTAGATAAAGAGTTAAAAGATACTTCATTAAGAGATGATATAAAAATCATAGCTAGTAGCAAAATTCTAACACCAGATGATGTTGCTATAGTATTGTGTTTAGGAGCTGATTTGGCTGGAATTGCAAGAGGCTTTATGATGAGTGGCGGATGCATTAGAGCTAGAGTTTGTGCAGGTGCTGGAAAACACACTTGTCCGGTTGGTATGGCAACACAAGATAAGAAAAAAAGATTTTCGTATCTTATAAATGAAAAGTCAGAACACATTGCAAATTATCACAATAGATTACTAGATAGTTTAAAAACAATAATGGAAATAATGGGTATAAGTAGCGTTGATAAATTTGATAAAAGCATGATTACATATAGAAGCAGAAGTGGCGAATATTACTTTAATATAGATGATTATTTTAAAGAAAAAATTCACAATTAA